In the genome of Nocardia terpenica, one region contains:
- a CDS encoding serine hydrolase domain-containing protein produces MSNAASSGLADLPAGVGGHAAAGFEPLVRTFANLIGDRPGAGGALTVHRHGEALVDIWTGQASPAEPWTRDTGAIAFSATKGVTATVLHRLADRGLLDYDAPVAEYWPEFGAAGKQRITVRQLLTHRAGLSALPTIAGGLAEVLDHELMERRLAAATPDRLLGIPTYHALTFGWLAAGLARAITGRGMADLFRTEVADPLGIDGLHLGRPPAGSATTVAALAGSRLAVAGTALGALILGRAQGIPGPAGAASRALFLPGLEGLLEGERPPILDTELPAGNGVCTAPGLATLYGALACGGTIEGRRYLSAETIAALRRVECYRLDHALFYVPMMWHLGYHSLPQVGARTGFGHIGLGGSFGWAEPRLGLSVGFVHNRLTLNRFAWDQLASTWVLPLVLRGVRAAARRPAALPESAAA; encoded by the coding sequence GTGAGCAATGCCGCTTCTTCCGGCCTCGCCGACCTGCCCGCGGGGGTGGGTGGGCACGCCGCCGCCGGATTCGAGCCCCTCGTCCGCACTTTCGCGAACCTGATCGGCGATCGCCCGGGCGCGGGCGGCGCGCTGACGGTGCACCGGCACGGGGAGGCGCTGGTCGATATCTGGACCGGGCAGGCATCGCCCGCCGAGCCCTGGACCCGCGACACCGGCGCCATCGCGTTCTCCGCGACCAAGGGCGTCACCGCCACCGTCCTGCACCGGCTGGCCGATCGCGGCCTGCTCGACTACGACGCGCCCGTCGCCGAGTACTGGCCCGAGTTCGGGGCCGCCGGAAAGCAGCGGATCACCGTGCGGCAGTTGCTGACCCATCGCGCGGGCCTGTCCGCGCTGCCCACGATCGCGGGCGGGCTCGCCGAGGTGCTCGACCACGAACTCATGGAGCGGCGGCTGGCCGCCGCGACACCCGATCGGCTGCTGGGGATTCCGACCTACCACGCGCTGACCTTCGGCTGGCTGGCGGCGGGACTGGCGCGCGCGATCACCGGCCGCGGCATGGCCGACCTGTTCCGCACCGAGGTCGCCGATCCGCTCGGCATCGACGGCCTGCACCTGGGCCGTCCGCCCGCCGGGTCCGCGACCACCGTTGCGGCACTGGCGGGTTCGCGGCTGGCGGTGGCCGGAACCGCCCTCGGCGCGCTGATTCTGGGCCGCGCCCAAGGCATTCCGGGCCCCGCCGGGGCGGCCAGCCGCGCCCTGTTCCTGCCCGGACTGGAGGGACTGCTGGAGGGGGAGCGGCCGCCGATCCTGGACACCGAACTGCCCGCGGGCAACGGCGTGTGCACCGCGCCCGGACTCGCCACCCTCTACGGCGCGCTCGCCTGCGGCGGCACGATCGAGGGCCGCCGCTACCTGTCGGCCGAGACCATCGCCGCGCTGCGCCGGGTCGAGTGCTACCGGCTCGACCACGCCCTGTTCTACGTGCCGATGATGTGGCACCTGGGCTACCACTCGCTGCCGCAGGTCGGCGCGCGCACCGGATTCGGGCACATCGGCCTCGGCGGGTCGTTCGGCTGGGCCGAACCGCGCCTGGGCCTGTCCGTCGGATTCGTGCACAACCGGCTCACGCTCAACCGATTCGCCTGGGATCAGCTGGCGTCCACCTGGGTACTGCCGCTGGTCCTGCGCGGCGTCCGCGCCGCAGCCCGCCGTCCGGCGGCGCTTCCCGAATCCGCCGCTGCCTGA
- a CDS encoding MFS transporter, which produces MSAPIILESPPAPRTTAAFWTTAAALLTLIAGTEIPTPLYVLYRARFGLSNAMLATVFAIYALALIPTLLIGGRLADRFGRRRLIIGGLLAAAAGSLLLSAADSTTWLLAGRAIQGVAVGAATGAATAALVELDGPHRRAAAVATSAVAGGGAAGPLLSGLLAQYAPAPRTLSYLIETALLLTLAATLPATGTWPSPPASASSRPSARPPFGIPANIRIPFARIGITVGTAWSVGALYTSVVPSYAVGLLHTRNLAVLGAVAFVMLATAAASQLVLRSVPSRSAQSVGLGLLTVGLVALVVAFPTGSALWLVGSAVLDGLGLGLAFLGAQAELNRIAPPRHRAELAAAFNVCLYCGVAFPVVGVGLLADGTSLFAAVTAFAAGIGALATLTAVWTRTATIP; this is translated from the coding sequence ATGTCCGCACCCATCATCCTGGAATCCCCACCCGCACCGCGCACCACCGCGGCATTCTGGACCACCGCGGCCGCCCTGCTGACCCTGATCGCCGGTACCGAGATCCCCACACCGCTGTACGTGCTCTACCGCGCCCGCTTCGGCCTGTCGAACGCCATGCTGGCAACGGTTTTCGCGATCTACGCCCTGGCCCTGATCCCCACCCTCCTGATCGGCGGCCGCCTCGCCGACCGCTTCGGCCGCCGCCGCCTGATCATCGGCGGCCTGCTCGCCGCCGCCGCGGGATCACTCCTCCTGTCCGCGGCGGACTCGACCACCTGGCTGTTGGCAGGCCGCGCGATCCAGGGCGTGGCGGTAGGCGCCGCCACGGGCGCCGCAACCGCCGCCCTGGTAGAACTCGACGGCCCCCACCGCCGAGCGGCCGCGGTCGCAACATCGGCCGTCGCAGGCGGCGGAGCAGCAGGCCCCCTCCTATCCGGCCTACTCGCCCAATACGCCCCCGCCCCCCGCACCCTCTCCTACCTGATCGAAACCGCCCTCCTACTAACCCTCGCCGCCACCCTCCCCGCCACCGGCACATGGCCATCCCCACCCGCTTCCGCCAGCTCCCGCCCCTCGGCTCGTCCGCCCTTCGGTATCCCGGCCAATATTCGAATCCCCTTTGCCCGCATCGGAATTACGGTTGGTACGGCATGGTCGGTCGGTGCGCTCTACACCTCGGTGGTTCCCTCCTATGCCGTCGGGCTGCTGCATACGCGCAATCTCGCCGTGCTCGGCGCGGTGGCGTTTGTGATGCTTGCGACGGCGGCCGCGAGTCAGCTTGTGCTGCGGTCGGTGCCGAGTCGGAGTGCGCAGTCGGTGGGGCTCGGGCTGCTTACCGTCGGGCTGGTCGCGCTTGTCGTCGCCTTTCCGACCGGGTCGGCGCTGTGGCTGGTTGGCAGTGCGGTTCTCGACGGGCTCGGGTTGGGGCTGGCCTTTCTGGGGGCGCAGGCGGAGCTCAATCGGATTGCCCCGCCGCGGCATCGGGCCGAACTGGCGGCCGCCTTCAATGTCTGCCTGTACTGCGGCGTCGCGTTTCCGGTTGTCGGGGTCGGGCTGCTGGCCGACGGCACCTCGCTGTTCGCCGCGGTCACGGCCTTCGCGGCCGGGATCGGCGCGCTCGCCACGCTGACCGCGGTGTGGACCAGGACCGCAACGATCCCATAA
- a CDS encoding LacI family DNA-binding transcriptional regulator, with protein MRDTDRGGRPAVMTDVAKLAGVSHQTVSRVLNDSPQVRPETRERVLRAVAELGYRPNAMARGLVSRRSRRFGVVTFDTILYGPACMLLGIERAARAAGYGVGIVALERVDRNGVLAAVDTLADQGVDGVIVIAPQQAAAAALRSLPVRPIVVAVEAGQGVGLPSAAVDQIEGTGLVVRHLLELGHPTVWHVAGPDGWGEARDRLEGWRRALTAAGAPIPPPMRGDWSARSGYEAGLVLADRPEVTAVFAANDQMALGVLRAFAERGVRVPRDVSVAGFDDIPEAAYLTPALTTVRQDFDEVGRRSIALLLRLLDADGEVAEPALVVPTLVVRESSAAPGR; from the coding sequence GTGAGGGACACGGACAGGGGCGGGCGGCCGGCGGTGATGACCGACGTCGCCAAGTTGGCGGGGGTATCGCATCAGACCGTGTCGCGGGTGCTCAACGACAGTCCGCAGGTGCGGCCGGAGACCCGCGAGCGGGTGCTGCGCGCGGTCGCCGAGCTGGGCTATAGGCCCAACGCGATGGCGCGCGGACTGGTCAGCCGCCGCTCCCGGCGGTTCGGTGTGGTCACCTTCGACACCATCCTCTACGGTCCCGCGTGCATGCTGCTCGGCATCGAAAGGGCCGCGCGCGCAGCGGGTTACGGCGTCGGCATCGTCGCGCTGGAGCGGGTCGACCGCAACGGCGTGCTGGCGGCGGTCGACACCCTCGCCGATCAGGGCGTGGACGGGGTCATCGTGATCGCGCCGCAGCAGGCCGCCGCGGCCGCGCTGCGCAGCCTGCCGGTGCGGCCGATCGTCGTCGCGGTCGAGGCCGGTCAGGGCGTGGGCCTGCCCTCGGCGGCGGTCGATCAGATCGAGGGCACCGGCCTGGTGGTGCGGCATCTGCTGGAGCTGGGGCATCCGACGGTGTGGCACGTGGCGGGCCCGGACGGCTGGGGCGAGGCCCGCGATCGCCTCGAGGGCTGGCGGCGCGCGCTCACCGCGGCCGGTGCGCCGATACCGCCGCCGATGCGCGGCGACTGGAGCGCGCGCTCCGGGTACGAGGCCGGTCTGGTGCTGGCCGACCGCCCGGAGGTGACGGCGGTATTCGCGGCCAACGACCAGATGGCGCTGGGGGTGCTGCGCGCGTTCGCCGAGCGCGGCGTGCGGGTGCCGCGCGACGTCTCGGTCGCGGGCTTCGACGACATCCCCGAGGCGGCCTACCTGACCCCGGCGCTGACCACCGTGCGACAGGATTTCGACGAGGTCGGCCGCCGCAGCATCGCCCTGCTGCTGCGATTGCTGGACGCCGACGGCGAGGTTGCCGAACCGGCGCTCGTGGTGCCGACGCTGGTGGTGCGGGAAAGCTCTGCGGCCCCCGGCCGATAA
- the ilvA gene encoding threonine ammonia-lyase IlvA gives MSRPLDVAEQVSGPLPELSADEIEAAAKRISGIIEPTPLQRVERLSALSGANVYVKREDLTAVRSYKLRGAYNLIVQLTEAERAAGVVTASAGNHAQGVAYACRAMGITGRIYVPTTTPKQKRDRIRVHGGEFVQLLAVGDTYDAAAAAAADDVTRTGATMVPPFDDPRTAAGQGTIAAEILEQLGHAPDLVIVPVGGGGCLAGIGTYLRERSPATGILGVEPAGAASMTAALVAGGPVTLPEIDPFVDGAAVRRVGDLPYAAATRFGGRVVSHASLPLLTATESAGGAGAFRMLMVDEGAICTAMLALYQNEGIIAEPAGALAVAALASIRVPAGSTVVCLVSGGNNDVSRYGEVIERSLVHQGLKHYFLVDFPQEPGALRRFLDEVLGPDDDITLFEYVKRNNRETGAALVGIQLGEPDGLSPLLKRMGEAPIQCERLDPDSPAYRYLT, from the coding sequence ATGTCCCGACCGCTGGATGTCGCAGAGCAGGTGTCAGGTCCGCTGCCGGAGTTGAGTGCGGACGAGATCGAGGCTGCCGCCAAGCGAATTTCGGGCATTATCGAGCCGACCCCGCTGCAGCGAGTGGAGCGGTTGTCGGCGCTGTCGGGTGCGAACGTGTACGTCAAGCGCGAGGATCTCACCGCGGTGCGGTCCTACAAGTTGCGCGGCGCGTACAACCTCATCGTCCAGCTGACCGAGGCCGAGCGCGCCGCGGGCGTGGTGACCGCCAGCGCGGGCAATCACGCCCAGGGCGTGGCGTACGCGTGCCGGGCGATGGGCATCACCGGCCGCATCTACGTCCCGACCACCACCCCGAAGCAGAAGCGTGACCGGATCCGCGTGCACGGCGGGGAATTCGTGCAGCTCCTGGCCGTCGGCGACACCTACGATGCCGCGGCCGCCGCGGCCGCCGACGACGTCACCCGCACCGGCGCGACCATGGTGCCGCCCTTCGACGACCCGCGCACCGCGGCCGGGCAGGGCACCATCGCCGCCGAGATCCTCGAACAGCTCGGCCACGCACCGGATCTGGTGATCGTGCCGGTCGGCGGCGGCGGCTGCCTCGCCGGGATCGGCACCTATCTGCGCGAACGCTCCCCCGCCACCGGCATTCTCGGCGTGGAACCGGCGGGGGCGGCGTCGATGACGGCGGCCCTGGTGGCCGGTGGCCCGGTGACGCTGCCGGAGATCGATCCGTTCGTCGACGGCGCCGCCGTGCGCCGCGTCGGCGACCTGCCCTACGCCGCGGCCACGAGGTTCGGCGGCCGGGTGGTCTCGCACGCCTCGCTGCCGCTGCTCACCGCGACCGAATCCGCCGGGGGCGCGGGCGCTTTCCGCATGCTGATGGTCGACGAGGGCGCGATCTGCACGGCCATGCTGGCGCTGTACCAGAACGAGGGCATCATCGCCGAGCCCGCCGGTGCGCTCGCGGTGGCGGCGCTGGCGAGCATCCGGGTGCCGGCGGGGTCGACGGTGGTATGCCTGGTGTCCGGCGGCAACAACGACGTGTCCCGCTACGGCGAGGTCATCGAGCGTTCCCTGGTGCATCAGGGCCTGAAACACTATTTCCTGGTGGACTTCCCGCAGGAGCCGGGCGCGCTGCGCCGCTTCCTGGACGAGGTGCTGGGGCCCGACGACGACATCACGCTGTTCGAGTACGTCAAGCGCAACAATCGCGAGACGGGCGCGGCCCTGGTCGGCATCCAGCTCGGCGAGCCGGACGGCCTGTCGCCCCTGCTGAAACGCATGGGCGAGGCCCCGATCCAGTGCGAGCGCCTGGACCCGGACTCGCCCGCGTACCGCTATCTGACCTGA
- a CDS encoding bifunctional transcriptional activator/DNA repair enzyme AdaA, producing the protein MLRRGRDDHEDMSGFQAVVTTGIYCRPGCAGRPKPENIRMFTTAAAAEAKGYRACLRCRPYREEPVGPPGSELVCRAVRLVVDGALDARGESELAARLGISSRHLRRLFADTLGITPDQLARSCRAHFARRLLDDTDMTILDVAFASGYGSVRQLNRAFREIFRATPTALRARRRSGDRLVADGGVVLRLGDAPPPDYSAMLEQVAERAIPGVESVSGATYRRTIAVDNHPGVLEISPGGDGRLLLRAHLPDLRGLIHQVRRAGRIFDPQPGQDLRTPGAWDDYETAVCALIARHTSHARAVIGRIVARAGTPIPGLHHFGLSHLFPAPEVLAEADLSGLGLTTETACTVRSFAHTIATDRRTSPTVGN; encoded by the coding sequence ATGCTCCGGCGGGGTCGCGACGATCATGAAGATATGAGCGGTTTCCAAGCGGTCGTGACGACGGGCATCTACTGTCGGCCCGGATGCGCGGGACGTCCCAAGCCGGAGAACATCCGCATGTTCACCACGGCGGCGGCGGCCGAGGCGAAGGGCTACCGAGCCTGCCTGCGGTGCCGTCCCTATCGCGAGGAACCGGTCGGCCCGCCCGGGTCCGAACTCGTCTGCCGCGCGGTCCGACTCGTCGTCGACGGCGCGCTCGACGCTCGCGGCGAGTCCGAACTCGCCGCGCGGCTGGGGATTTCCTCCCGGCACCTGCGCAGGCTGTTCGCGGACACCCTCGGCATCACCCCCGATCAGCTGGCCCGCTCCTGCCGCGCCCATTTCGCGCGCAGGCTGCTCGACGACACCGATATGACGATCCTGGACGTGGCCTTCGCCTCCGGATACGGCAGTGTGCGGCAACTCAATCGGGCGTTCCGGGAGATCTTCCGCGCCACACCGACCGCATTGCGGGCGCGGCGACGGTCCGGGGACCGTCTGGTCGCGGACGGCGGCGTGGTGTTGCGATTGGGAGATGCGCCGCCGCCGGACTATTCGGCCATGCTCGAGCAGGTGGCGGAGCGGGCGATCCCGGGCGTCGAGTCCGTCTCCGGCGCTACGTATCGCCGCACCATCGCCGTCGACAACCATCCCGGGGTGCTGGAGATCTCGCCCGGCGGCGATGGTCGCCTGCTGCTACGGGCCCATCTGCCCGATCTGCGGGGGCTCATCCATCAGGTCCGGCGAGCCGGGCGCATCTTCGATCCGCAACCCGGACAAGACCTTCGAACGCCCGGCGCCTGGGACGACTACGAAACCGCGGTCTGCGCGCTCATCGCCCGACACACCTCGCACGCGCGGGCCGTCATCGGCCGCATCGTCGCCCGCGCGGGCACGCCGATCCCCGGGCTGCACCATTTCGGCCTGAGCCATCTGTTCCCGGCTCCGGAGGTGCTCGCCGAAGCCGATCTGAGCGGACTGGGCCTGACTACCGAAACAGCCTGCACGGTAAGGTCGTTCGCCCACACCATCGCCACCGATCGACGCACGAGCCCCACGGTCGGTAACTAA
- a CDS encoding nitroreductase family deazaflavin-dependent oxidoreductase, whose translation MPLSGEYEPSPADWVRAQVDTYEASDGAEGGTHEGKPIILLTTRGARSGKLRKTPLMRVEHDGEYAVVASKGGAPQHPVWYHNIKADPHVELRDGAVVKDYTAREVTGAEKAQWWDRAVAAWPDYANYQKRTDREIPVFVLSPR comes from the coding sequence ATGCCACTTTCCGGAGAGTACGAGCCCAGCCCCGCGGACTGGGTACGCGCACAGGTCGATACGTACGAGGCATCCGACGGCGCCGAGGGCGGCACCCACGAGGGCAAGCCGATCATCCTGCTCACCACCCGCGGCGCGCGCAGCGGCAAGCTCCGCAAGACCCCGCTCATGCGGGTGGAGCACGACGGCGAGTACGCCGTGGTGGCCTCCAAGGGCGGCGCGCCCCAGCATCCGGTCTGGTACCACAACATCAAGGCCGACCCGCACGTCGAACTGCGCGACGGCGCGGTGGTGAAGGACTACACCGCGCGCGAGGTGACGGGTGCGGAGAAGGCGCAGTGGTGGGACCGGGCGGTGGCGGCGTGGCCGGATTACGCGAACTACCAGAAGCGGACGGATCGGGAGATTCCGGTGTTCGTGTTGTCGCCTAGGTAG
- a CDS encoding methyltransferase domain-containing protein, producing MTDRVRAPSFRENRIATARIDQLTRILDLQAELPGIRRMRDWARAALAVRPGERALDIGSGTGTEVLACAERTGPAGAAVGVDPNPALLRLARRRTGPGPAYFVTGSVDELPFPTACFDAVRCERVFQFLDDPRAAAAEIARVLRPGGRAVLIDSDWFTTIVHPGEPAAVRALVAWLRAEVPNPASGRRLRGLLTGAGLVADDLGSEAVVWAPQPDGPMYPGQTRTAVEAGVLTAAQGERLLADLAAGAAIGDHLVSVTMFAALAHRP from the coding sequence ATGACCGACCGGGTTCGGGCGCCGTCGTTTCGGGAAAACCGAATCGCCACAGCGCGAATCGACCAGCTGACCCGGATTCTGGACCTCCAGGCCGAGCTACCGGGGATTCGGCGGATGCGGGACTGGGCCCGCGCGGCGCTCGCGGTGCGCCCCGGCGAACGCGCCCTCGACATCGGCTCCGGCACGGGCACAGAGGTTCTCGCCTGCGCCGAACGCACCGGACCGGCGGGCGCGGCCGTCGGCGTCGACCCGAATCCGGCGCTGCTGCGGCTGGCCCGCCGCCGGACCGGTCCCGGCCCGGCGTACTTCGTGACCGGATCGGTCGACGAATTGCCCTTCCCCACGGCCTGTTTCGACGCGGTGCGCTGCGAACGCGTCTTCCAGTTCCTGGACGACCCGCGGGCCGCGGCCGCGGAGATCGCGCGGGTGCTGCGGCCCGGCGGCCGGGCCGTGCTGATCGACAGCGACTGGTTCACCACGATCGTCCACCCCGGCGAGCCCGCCGCCGTGCGCGCGCTGGTGGCGTGGCTGCGGGCGGAGGTGCCCAACCCCGCCTCGGGCCGGCGGCTGCGCGGCCTGCTGACCGGCGCGGGACTGGTGGCCGACGACCTGGGCTCGGAGGCGGTGGTGTGGGCCCCGCAGCCGGACGGGCCGATGTATCCGGGGCAGACGCGGACCGCCGTCGAGGCGGGCGTGCTCACCGCCGCGCAGGGGGAGCGGCTGCTCGCCGACCTGGCCGCGGGCGCGGCAATCGGTGACCATCTCGTCTCGGTCACCATGTTCGCGGCGCTGGCGCACCGGCCGTAA